In Verrucomicrobiia bacterium, a genomic segment contains:
- a CDS encoding glycerophosphodiester phosphodiesterase family protein, which produces MNAYARPQFEYLDHEDPIAFAHQGGDQAGWERRNTMPAFEAAYVLGYRYFETDAICSADDQVIAFHGSGSRREEERSGLPLRSLLQTLPYDEIRDKYEIGGEEMPLMADVLTTWPDVRVNIDPKTKEAVLPLARLIRKLGVVNRVCVTSFSNDRIKGVAEELGGREKVCTGLGPLGAIALKSQGLLVPGYLARTKAACLQLPYQHVSKRMVEYARHYGLDTHVWTPNDASHMREALEKEVDGVMTDNIVALKQVLIDREEWAEAA; this is translated from the coding sequence ATGAATGCCTATGCACGACCACAGTTTGAATACTTAGACCACGAAGACCCCATTGCCTTTGCCCACCAGGGAGGGGATCAGGCCGGCTGGGAGCGGCGGAATACCATGCCTGCCTTTGAGGCTGCTTATGTGCTGGGATATCGGTATTTCGAGACAGATGCTATCTGTTCTGCCGATGATCAGGTGATTGCTTTTCACGGGTCGGGCAGTCGGCGGGAAGAAGAGCGCTCGGGTTTGCCCCTAAGGAGCTTGCTGCAGACTCTGCCGTACGACGAAATACGCGACAAATACGAGATTGGCGGCGAGGAAATGCCGCTGATGGCCGATGTGCTGACCACTTGGCCGGATGTTCGAGTCAACATAGACCCCAAGACAAAAGAAGCCGTCCTGCCCCTGGCGCGGCTTATTCGTAAACTGGGGGTCGTAAACAGAGTATGCGTTACATCCTTTAGCAACGACCGTATCAAGGGCGTGGCCGAGGAGCTGGGCGGCCGAGAAAAGGTGTGTACCGGGCTGGGCCCTCTGGGAGCCATCGCCCTCAAGTCACAAGGCTTATTGGTGCCAGGGTATTTGGCGCGGACAAAAGCTGCATGCTTGCAGTTGCCCTACCAGCATGTCAGTAAAAGAATGGTGGAGTATGCTCGTCATTATGGCCTGGACACACATGTGTGGACACCAAACGATGCTTCTCATATGAGAGAGGCGTTGGAAAAGGAGGTTGACGGCGTCATGACTGATAATATAGTTGCACTCAAACAAGTGCTTATCGACAGAGAGGAATGGGCAGAAGCCGCATGA